From the genome of Pectobacterium atrosepticum:
GAAAACTGGCAAGATGCCCGCAGGGCAAGAGAATGTCGTGGTGTTAGCGGAAAGTGCGCCGACGGCGTGAAGCTCGTTCATTCATCTCTGAATGACAACTCCGTGTTCCCCGCATCAGCGGGGATAAACCGAATAGCAGGGATGTAAATCATACGAGTTTCCTTATTGTCAACTCGTTCCGTTTACGGCATATTATTTCCAATTTGGAAACAAAAGGGAATGAATCAGGATGCATGTGATTTCGCGCGCACCTTTTGATGCTGCAACCAACCAGTTTCCGAATCAGGCGGTAGCACTCGCTGACCTATATCGGGTTATAAAACGCGAAATGTATGCAACGCCGGAGGATATGAAAAAACGCTTTCCCAGCTTAGATAGGATGAAATATCGAGAAAAGTGGTGGGTTATTGATATCGGTGGTGGGCATCTTCGAGTGATGTTTTTTGCTGATTTTGAGCGAGGGAAAATCTTCATCAAGCACATAACATCCCATGCAGAGTACGACAGGCTGACAGAGTATTACCGGAGGAATAAAGAATGATGTATGCAGATGCCATCAAGGCAGCTAACGATCTGACGAGTATCGTACCGTTCCTCGGGGGCAGCACCTCTCGTAAGGATTATGAGGATGCACTGAAACTCACTGAATATCTGATCGAGAGTGAGCCTGATAGTTCGCTAATCGATATGCTGACTGCCAAAATTGATAAATACGAAAATGAGGCGCCGGAGTTTGCAGCCTTCAACGAACGTATTAAAGCACTCCCTGCCGGTATCGCTTTGCTACGTGTCCTCATGGATCAGCACCAGCTAATGCAGAGTGATTTTGAAGCTGAGATCGGTAAAAAGTCTCTGGTATCCCGTATTCTAAACGGTGAGCGTACGTTAACACTTGCTCATATGAGAGCTCTCGCTAAGCGATTCAATATTCCCGTGAGTGCTTTTGTTGATTAACACGATGGTTAAGCGACTTTTGCTAAGAGCAGCATGATTCACCGCACTGTAAAGCTTTCCCGCGTGGGGTATCTCGCTTCTGGTTGGCGCGATGGTGGATTACGTGTCAGTATTAAAGAACGCTATTTTTGTGCTCACCGTACTGGTGAGGCGCTATGCCAATAATTTTTTGTCTTCCATACGTTACCCGTAAGGAGGTGATATGAAAGTTGAAGCCGCAGAGTCATCCGTCTTTGCCAGCCAGCAGGTGATGGCGAAGCGTTCCACAGAGCATGCGGAGAAAGTTGCGCTGTCCGAACAGCTTCAGTCTTATCAGGCGAGCAGCGGT
Proteins encoded in this window:
- a CDS encoding cytoplasmic protein, with product MHVISRAPFDAATNQFPNQAVALADLYRVIKREMYATPEDMKKRFPSLDRMKYREKWWVIDIGGGHLRVMFFADFERGKIFIKHITSHAEYDRLTEYYRRNKE
- a CDS encoding helix-turn-helix domain-containing protein — encoded protein: MMYADAIKAANDLTSIVPFLGGSTSRKDYEDALKLTEYLIESEPDSSLIDMLTAKIDKYENEAPEFAAFNERIKALPAGIALLRVLMDQHQLMQSDFEAEIGKKSLVSRILNGERTLTLAHMRALAKRFNIPVSAFVD